The genomic segment TTCCCCGGCGAGACCCACCCGGCGTCGCGGGCGCTGCGCACCGGCATCCCACAATCCGACATCATGGGTGTCTACAAGCTGAATGGACGGATCACATGGATCGCCGTTCGCTCGCTGCCGCTCTGGCGCCCCGACGAGCTGCACCCCTATGCGGTGATCTCATCGCTGATCGACATCACCGAGCAGCAGACCCAGATGCATGTGCTTGAGCACGACCCAGGCTTCACCCACTCATGCGATCCCACCGCCAGCATCGTCGAGGAGATCCGCGCCGATGTGCAGCAGGCCCAGCAGGCCGAGATCTCGTTCTCGGTGGTGCAGTTCACCTTCCCCTCGCTGGCCCAGCAAGGCGAGACCGCCTGCTGCGCTATCCGCGAGCTGGCCGATCTGCTCAAGCCCAAGCTGCCATGCACCGATCTGGTAGTGGTAATGGACGACGCTCAGCTGATGATCGTGATGCCACAGACCGACGAAATCACCGCATACCGCCGCGCCGAGCAGGTGCGCCGCTTTTTGGCTGTCCCCCCCACCCCGCACCTGCCATGCCACACGTGGTTCGCGGTGACAACGATGCGGGGCAATGTGCAGTAGCGCCCCAAACACACAAGCGTGATGCAACCAACGCAGAGCGCGGTGGTGGCCTTTTGGCCACCACCGCGCTCTGCGTTGGTTGCATGTGCACATGTAAAAAGAATGTATAAACGCGTATATGCGATCGGCACCTTCAATGGTATACTTCCCCTTATTCTGTCACCGCCGAAGCTGCACAGGATGGATAGTATGGGCTACAAGGTATTCTTGGTAGAAGATGAGATAGTGACCCGCGAGGGCATACGCGACTCGGTTGCCTGGGATACGGCGGGGTACCAGTTCTGCGGCGAGGCCCCAGATGGCGAGTTGGCGCTGCCGCTCATCCGCGAGCATGAGCCGGATGTGGTGATCACTGACATCCGCATGCCTTTTATGGATGGCCTGCAGCTCAGCCGCCAGCTGCGCGAGATTCTGCCTAACACGAAGATCATCATCCTCAGCGGGCACGACGAGTTTAAGTATGCCCAGGAGGCCATCCAGATCGGCGTCACGGAATACCTGCTCAAGCCGCTGAGCGCCCAGCATCTGCTGGAGGTGCTGCAGAAAGTTGCCAACCAGATCGATCAAGAGCGGGCGGCAAGCGCGCAGATCGCGCTGCTTCGTACCGGCAGCACCCGCCAGGTTGCGGGGCCGACCCACCTGCAGCCTACGCTGATCAAGCCCGCCACCAGGGCAATCGAGCAGCTGCTGCGGTCCGGGGTGCGTGCCGATATCCCCCAGAGCATCCGGGCCTACCTACAGCCACTGGAGGGCGGCGGTGCGCATGGCCGTATGCAGATCGAGTATGTGCTCACCGATGCGATGCTGACGGTGGCCCACGTGCTACGCGATCTGGGGGTTGACCCCGATACGGCGGTGCCCGAGCTGCAGGCGCTGGCACCCCTGCTCAGCCAAGTGCACACCCTCGCCCAGGCCGCAGCTGCGATCGCATCCACGCTGGAGCGGGCCATGGACCACCGCGATCTGCACGCCCACCACCAGAACAACCTGGCCGAGCGCGCGCGCGCCTATATCCTTGCCCACTCTTCCGACCCCGACCTGTCGCTGAGCGAGGTAGCCACCCATGTGATGCTCAGCCCCAGCTACCTGAGCGCACTGTTTAGCAGCGCGGTCGGCCAGACCTTCATCGAGTTCCTCACCGGCGTGCGGGTCCGCCACGCGATCGAGCTGCTGCGCACAACATCACTTACGTCAAGTGAGATTGCAAACCGCGTTGGCTACCAGAACCCACGTTATTTTTTCTCGGTGTTCCGCAAGGTTACCGGCCAGTCGCCCACCACATTCCGGCGGGCGCGCTGATATCGCATCGATCG from the Chloroflexia bacterium SDU3-3 genome contains:
- a CDS encoding response regulator, which encodes MQPTQSAVVAFWPPPRSALVACAHVKRMYKRVYAIGTFNGILPLILSPPKLHRMDSMGYKVFLVEDEIVTREGIRDSVAWDTAGYQFCGEAPDGELALPLIREHEPDVVITDIRMPFMDGLQLSRQLREILPNTKIIILSGHDEFKYAQEAIQIGVTEYLLKPLSAQHLLEVLQKVANQIDQERAASAQIALLRTGSTRQVAGPTHLQPTLIKPATRAIEQLLRSGVRADIPQSIRAYLQPLEGGGAHGRMQIEYVLTDAMLTVAHVLRDLGVDPDTAVPELQALAPLLSQVHTLAQAAAAIASTLERAMDHRDLHAHHQNNLAERARAYILAHSSDPDLSLSEVATHVMLSPSYLSALFSSAVGQTFIEFLTGVRVRHAIELLRTTSLTSSEIANRVGYQNPRYFFSVFRKVTGQSPTTFRRAR